The Aspergillus fumigatus Af293 chromosome 5, whole genome shotgun sequence nucleotide sequence TGTTGTTGAAAGCCTGGCAGATCACCAGCATCACGACCGAGTAGTGCAGATGATACATCCAAGTATGCATGTCTACCTGGGAATCATCTGCGCCAGTTGGTGTGAATGTGATGTATGCATTATCTTCTGCTGTTCATTGGTGAAGGACAGCAGTTTCAACGCTCAAGCAGACGGTTGATCTTGCCGATCAACACTCCGGGTTTTGCTTTTTGATACTACAGTAAAGCCGGAGATAGGAGTGCAAGTCATGAGGACGCGGCCGACGTGGAGGTGGTTGACGCAAGGAGAAAAGCAGAGAAAATGCGAAGTGCCAATACAGCttgcatcatcttcttcgacttTCCTGCCACCAAGTAATCAAGCAAGAAATTCCACTTGCTCATGTAGCTGGGGAACCTGCACGGCAGTGGGACTATCAGGATTGACAACGAAAAAAGGATCCTAGGTCCTTGGCAAATGCAGCATTAAGGACAAGCACATACTCAATATGCACTTGGTGTTTCACACTGCAACCACCACTGGACACGTACCATTTTGTGCAGGTAAGTACAGCGAACCATCTGTTATCCAACCTGTTTTTTCCTCGCTTCTTGGAAGCTCTGAGAGTTTAGAGTTTAGCAAGCCAGAACCATTTCCTACTACAGAAAACAATAGGGTTTCTGAGTCAGTCTGTTACACTTGGCGTTGAAGATACGGAGCAGTGATGATGTGGATGAGTGTCGACCAGCCACCGCCGAAAAGTATCGTCCCTTTTTATCTTCCTGACTACCGTCGAAACGGAGCCAGAATCTCTGCTTTGATCACGCGAACTTGATATTTTCAATTGATTTCCATTGTCTACCTAGGTTTATGCGGTTGGTGCTCAATTATTTTCCTGATTAAGTTCAACATCGTTCTGTTCCGACCCAGTTCAAAACTGCGAGCGAACCACTCTTAGACTTTCTGAAACCGTCGTACCCGGCTGGGCTATCCGAGGTTGGCCATACTGCCGCTTGTCAATGATGAGAGTCGAGTCCACTTGGATGGTTACTGCAAGGGTTAGGATGGATTTTCTGCAGGGAGGTCATCCGCGCTATTTCTACCGTGGAGCTTTCAAAATCTCCTATTCGTTCTCGGGTGTTGCGTCCAACTTTCGTTCGTCTCGATGTGCCCAAAAATAAGCCAAAACCACCAATATCCACACCATCCAAAGGAGAAATCAAAAAACAAGCCATGAGTGAGTGGAAAGCGGACTCGGCGATAATTCGCTTCCTGGGCTTGAGGGTGGATGATGGTGTGTTTGAGTTAGAAGATGCCCCCACAATGGTGTAGCAGCGGGTCTACCTTGGCAACTCGTCAGGAACATCTTACACATCACACTCGGTAAGCTTTTGCCAGAGCGATATAATATGATCTGCTATTATCTACCTATTCTACGTACTGATTGATGCTGCGGAATAACTGCTTCGTATGTTCGCTGCTTTGTGGAGACATCCGGATAATTCCAATTGCAACTGTCGGATGACAATGGGTGGTCAGAGCATTTAGTGGTTTGACATGAGAATCAAAGCAGAGAACGAGAGAACTGATCACCAACCAAGAGGGCAAACAGGCTTTCGACAAGGCAGCTAGACCACCAGTCCATATTTCTCACCCTGTTGTGGGATCATACTTCGGACTGGgcatttcttctccatcagcGACGCAGCTCTACTTTCTCAGGAAGACGGGCAGATCAGCAAGAGGGTAGAACATCTACTCCATAACcttctctactccgtaccaaAAGTTGTGCAGTCAACGGAGTATCTTCCCACATGGCCACGGGCTCTGGACCCGAATACTTAGCGCGCGTCTTGGCCAAGTCCATCTTCCTATCTTAGATCCACTTGCCTGAGAGGGTTGCCTGTTAGCGCTACCCATCCGTCCTTCCTATGCCCGTTAAGGTGGACAATGCAGACTTGCAATCAAGTTGTTGCCGCCAAAATTTCCCTAAACTATGAGCTTGCATTAAGATTACGCTATCCCTGGACTTTTTTGCTCCGCGAGCATTGACCTCTGATCTCCTATCAAATGACAGCTCACGTTGATACGTCGAATTTTCTCCAACCTTCGTGGGTGCCCCAATATGATTCTGATGACTGGCGCAATGACACTTTACATGAAATGGCCCCAACGCTCACTCTCATAGCCTTATTTCCCTTTTTTGCTTtcttatttttatttttattcttttcccttttttgtTCCCTTTTTTCTAATTCGGCCAGGCGATAATGCAGGGATTTTTTAGCGAGGAACTCCAAATGCAAGGGTTGCTCTCCAGATAATCCTGAGGCAACGGTTCCCTCCTTGTCCTGCAGGAGGTAGGCAAGGACGAACCGTCGACGTAAGCACTGTCCATTGCAGTTCCAGCGTAGTCTGTCCTGGTTCTAGCCCAGCatgagaaaaagaaaggggaataaaaaaaaaaggcgcAACAATCCTTCTCCAGTGCACGTGTGAACGGCTGTTTGCCCTATTTTTACGCTGATACTAACTAACCCGAGTGTGGACCGAGCTCTTGTTAGTCCATCCTCTGGCGCTTGTATAAACTGATGGCATCGAGGGTGGTCTCCTTGTTCTGAAAAAACCTTCCAGGGTAGGATCCACTCCTTTAGAGCATGCCAACCCGTGTGGGACAAGAGGACATGGAACATATCCAGGATAAATATATCCTTGTCTATATCCCGTGAACTACTGCTCTCTTCCCCTGTTCCCCTGCATCAATCACCACGCTCTTTTGACATACTGCACTCCTTTGTCCACCCTTGATGACCTTCAGGATCTGAGACCTTTGGACTTCTTCACTCTCCATTTACTAATCTCGGGCCTATTtgaccttgaagaagtcCTCTTTCACTGGCCGGCTGGGTGGTCATCGTCTTATTCTACATTTACATCGAAATGTACCGGTCTGCGGATGCTCTCAGTCTCGATTACACAAACCAGCAGCTGTTGCTACGACGTTACGAGTcggatgaggaagaaataTCAGAGTCGGAACATGGTGGACACGATAACGCATTCTCGCCCGTTGATGACACTACAGGGACGTTTTCTGATATGAGCACGGAAGAGCTATCTCGCGGcgctgagcctgaggcagagAACCGTCAAGTTGACCAGCGACTTGCCCCCTACCCGTTGAACGGAACAAAGTCGCGTCCCGTATCAATAGATACAATGAAGCGAAGCAGCAATGCAACCTTTGCCCCTGACTCCATCGTCtacgatgacgacgatgatgatgatgatgtgattATCGAGCTGCCCCCTCCGGATCAAATGTCACCACTTCAGTCACCAATCTTCTTGCAGCCAACTGTTTATGTGCCCCCGGGGTCGCCCAGATCAACAGCTGCTCGGTCGATGAGATCGCCGTCTCCCACTTCTGTCTTCTCAGTGGAAGAGACCGACGTCCTCGTGGCAGAGCAGGTCACATATGTGGAACCTATCTCCAAACCTCACTTGATTCAAATCAGTCCCGAGCAATCTTATTTTCCGCCTGTTGCGGCGGCTGACGCGAAGCAAGACACCTTTTGCAAGCATAGCTCAAGAAACACCTCTGATGATTCCTGCGAGGGTATCTACTCGCTCAGACAGGCAGCCAAGTCTCAACCTCTGCTCAGCACAGGCGAGTCTAATGGAGCGAATGCAAAGCAGCTCAAACGCAACAGTGTGTCGGTAGCTGGACGGTCATCGGGATCGGTTAGGGAGTTCAAGCGCGTCGAGGTGCCAAAGTCTACTGCCACGACGCAGTCGCTGTCCGAAGTCCCCGAAATTCCCCAGCCCTTGTCGCCCCGCTCTCGCTCTAGGACATTTTCCGGCGCAAGAGCGTCACCCGCCCAGAAGCTGCCCTCACTATATACTGCGGTACGCTCGCGTTTACCCGCCGAATCCCTCAGACGGCCCCCTTCGTTGCGAAGTTTGAGTAGTGCGAGCGTCTTACTCTCGCACGCACGCCATGCTTCCACATCCGCGGGCTTAGACACTCGCACACCATCTACCTTCGCGTCCCACACGCGCGTGAGCTCTGAACAGTCATCCCCGCTACAAACCTGTCGCACCCCTTCTCCTATCTTTCAAAATTCTACACCTTACTATTCCTCGCCGACATTCTGTCGGGACCGATCCGGTTCTGTATATAGCAACAGCAGCGCACCCACGCCGACCAGCTATCGCTCACCGCCTCCGGTGCGGTACTCCACCATGCATTCTCTCAAGTCATCCTACTCTAGCAGCCTTCGATCGGAAGTGGAGAGCATCCACAGTGTGGAAGCATCTGAGCCAGTAGATCAGGCAGGAAAGTCTACTATGAGCCGAAAGAAGAGCCTGAAGCGCAGCAAGCTTTCGAAGcaggagggcaaggagcaGTCCACCGCTAAGAGCATCATGGGCTTTATGctgagagggaggaggaaatctACCATTTGGAACCATCGATCATAGCATGGCTTTTGCctctttgcttctttcctatttcttttcttcactCCTGGGTTCTTTTTATTGGCGAAAGGCGTCATCCTTCACAAGCGATATCCTCCTTAGTCTGGCTATGGCGGCTCTCTGATGTTCGGAAGATTTGATTTTGATTTTGACTGTACTATCCTTCTGTCTACCCTATTGTCTAATTCTTTTTGTATAATATCTATTGACTAGATCAATCATCGCTGGATGCCTCCTGGACTGAGGTTGGAGCCCGCTTTTGTCATTGACTACCATGACGAGGCGCAAGAACTGCAATGAAGATTATTCTGCTTCGTTTTCACCCCTCCCAATAGTCATACTGAGCTGTGCTGCACTTTCCGCCGCCCCCTTTATCTCACGTAGAATTTACCATGGATTCGCAATCGTTGGAGCAATCAAGCAATTAGCGAAGTTGGCTTCCCATACCAGCAGCCATAACcgcaggatatcatcatccTGATGCATATGCTATAGCCACGCTCTCTTCAACTGATTGTCCATGTTACCTCTCAAGCTCCACAAGACAAACTAGGAACTCCTGGCTGGACACGTTAAAGGTTTTCGTTCTGTTTGCTTATGGAACCTCATGGGCCGTCTTTTGAGATCTGCAAGAATCATTGACCATCATCCTTAATTCCAAGTGTCATTGGTTCTGTCGTCCCATAACCTAGTCGCAGGCAAATTGCCAACAACATTGATCGAGGGGTGAGGACGCCATCAGTCCAGCAAGAGAAGTGGATAAGCAATCAACTGGGGAGCAATATAGATTTTCAAGGACCAAGCAGCATCTCGTTTCATGTGGCCCGTCCATAGCATGAATGTGTAATCTGTAAAGTGAGACACTGCATGGGCATATTCTCCACTTGGACAATTGTGGCATTGACTGTATCGAAAACTGGACGCGTATGGCCTGTTGCTGCCTCAAAATGGCTGCCTTATCGGTCAGTTAGGCTAATGGGGCCGTGGGGGTTTGTGCCACCTGCGGGATGATTTCGATTTGGTCCTCGAGGTATGACGCTTGACAGTCCTGGAGCATGTCAAAATCTCAAATTCGTTTTGAATACCTATTTCCAGGACTTTGATGGTAGTATCATTTTGATGACGATTGAATAAAGAATCCTCATTGACTGTGCCGATCCAGAGCAGGATGACTACAAATGACAAGTGGAGTGTTCCGGCAACTTCCCCACATGATCCCCAGCTTTCCCTCATTTCTCATTCTCATTCTTGGGCTTGCAACCAATATCGATATTATGCATGGCAGCCACTGTTACATCGATCGGCTCATGTACAACACGGGGGCACAGCACACCAATCAGGATGATCATTCCTGATTAATCACACCTCTACTGAGGATTCACTCGTGGAATTCGTTCTTTGCGTCGCGCCTGATCAATCATCATTTCCCCGCCACGCCCAGCCGCCCCAGGagtctcctctccttctttgcGTCAGTCCGTCCAGACTCCATCCAATGTTCGTTCTCGATTTGTGTTGCTCCAATCGCTAGACCGGGCCAAGTAAGCAGAGTCACAGCGCGTATCAAAAGGCAGGCATCTACTCCATAACCAAATCAGTTCTAGGATTCGCGGATTGACCTCTTCCCTTATCCCTGTATACGTCGGGTACCTTTGATCCACGTCGACTCCCAGTCCGCACTATTTACAACCGaccttcccctcccttccATCTCACCTTTGGTTTGCAGCACGCCCTTGCCTCTGTCGATGGGTTGAGAATTTCaggaatgatatcattgtcGGACGGGTCAAAACACTATATCCTCGAGTAGTTGATCTTGACGATGAGTGTGCCTCTGACCCTGCGGTCGGCTCTGGGGCCGTCTCGGGTGGCTTGCAGATCCCATCCAGGGAAGTCATGGTTTCCCCTGGACCATCTTTGTAAGCAGCTCTCTTTGTTACTAGAGGGCCTGCTGTTGGAGGACTAACTATGCTGGAACATCAGCGGTTCAGACACGACAGGTATTCTACCTAGTTCGCCAGAAAAACGACCATAAGCTCCCTTTCATCCCTCCGTGGCTGCAAATCACCAAGAGAACCGCGAGCAGCGCCTCTGCCCCGTCAGATGTACCTGTTGTCCCGTACTCCTCGCTGACTGTTGGCGTCCCCAGCGAGACATGGCCCAACGAGCGTCGCGTGGCTCTCACACCGCAGAATGTGACGTTGCTACTGAAGAAAGGCTTCTCGCGTGTACTAGTCGAGCGCGGTGCCGGCGAACAAGCCCAGATCCATGACCAGGCCTACGAACAAGTCGGAGCTACCCTGGTCGACCGAGCTGTTGTATGGTCCGAAAGTAATATCGTCCTGAAAGTCCGTAGTCCCCGACAGGAGGGCCCCATAGATGAAGTCGAAGCCCTCCGACAGGGAAGCACCCTGATTTCGTTCTTGTATCCTGCCCAGAATAAGCTTTTGGTAGAGGCTATTGCGTCACGCGGAGTCACGGCCTTCGCCATGGATATGATCCCTCGCATCTCTCGAGCCCAGACATTCGATGCCCTCAGGTGAGTTACCACGGGGCTTACGAGCAGGCTGGATCAAGAAAATGGTCAGTGCTAACGGTGAGGCAAGCTCTATGGCCAATATTGCCGGGTACAAGGCTGTTTTAGAAGCATCGAACCACTTTGGCCGTTTCTTGACCGGTCAAGTTACCGCTGCTGGGTAAGAGCTGCGGATCCCATGGAGACATTGACCTGCTAACCCATGCTCCTTAGAAAGGTTGTTCACCTCCACGAAAAAGGGAGCAGCTGTTACTGATTGTTGCATTAGATACCTCCTAGCAAGGTCTTGGTTATTGGTGCTGGTGTGGCTGGTTTGAGCGCCATCGCTGCGGTAGGTCTGCGCTGCTTGACATTCAAAAGCTCTCTACTAACGACACATAGGCCCGCCGCTTAGGCGCCATTGTCCGTGGCTTTGATACGCGTTCTGCTGCCCGTGAGCAGGTTCAATCTCTAGGTGCCGAATTCATCGAGGTCGACATTCAGGAAGAAGGCGCTGGTCAGGGCGGATACGCGAAGGAAATGTCCAAGGAATTCTATGACGCAGAAATGAAGCTCTTCATGGAACAAGCCCGTGACGTTGACATCATTATCACTACTGCGCTGATTCCAGGCAAGGCGGCACCAAAACTCATTACCAAGGAGGTCTGAATGATGCGCAACCTCGTCCTTGCGACACGAGCTGATTCACAGTAGATGATCGCTGCCATGAAACCTGGATCTGTCATTGTGGATCTTGCAGCTGAGGCTGGTGGTAACTGTGAAGCAACAGTTCCTGGACAGTTGGTCAATTACAACGGTGTCACTGTCATTGGTGAGTTGGAGCTCAACCCTCTCCAGATGTCAGTAAACTCATGCTGACCATTTCAGGGTATACGGATTTCCCGTCACGCCTACCGACGCAAGCATCCACCCTATATTCAAACAATATCGCCAAGTTCCTTCTATCCATGGCACCGCAAGAGAAATCCTTTGGTATTGACCTGTCGGACGAGGTTGTGCGCGGCTCTATCGTTACCCTCAACGGCGCGATACTGCCCCCAGCTCCACGACCagcaccaccgccaccaaAGCCGGCAGCTGCGGCGACTCCAGCCAAAGAACAAGCCGAGTTATCACTCACACCCTGGCAGAAGGCTACTCGCGATGTTGCAACTGTTACAGCTGGTATGGGGACTGCACTTGCTCTGGGAAAAGCCACTGGTCCCATATTCATGAGCAACATGATGACCTTTGGGCTTGCTGGTCTCGTCGGCTATCGGGCTGTATGGGGTGTTGCTCCTGCTCTCCATTCTCCTTTGATGAGTGTGACGAATGCAATCTCAGGTGAGCAGGCATGATATTTCCAAGAAGTTGTTGTAGCATCCTCACGCATGGACTCTAGGCATGGTCGGAATCGGTGGTCTTTTCATCATGGGTGGAGGCTATACGCCTAGCACGATCCCTGAGGCTCTCGGAGCGGTTTCTGTCTTGTTGGCATCGATGAACGTCGCCGGCGGCTTTGTTATTACCAAGCGCATGCTAGACATGTTCAAGCGTCAGTCTTTCACCccgattgaagatgaagcacTTACCGTCCTCTAGGCCCGACTGACCCGCCCGAATATCCATGGCTTTACGCCATACCCGCTGTTATCTTCAGTGGCGGATTCATAGCAGCAGCTAGTACTGGAATGGCTGGCTTAGTGAGCGCTGGCTATCTCGTTAGCACTCTTCTCTGCATCAGTAAGTGGAACTGTGGCATACTTTGACATCCGTATACTAAACACAACCAGGCTCAATCTCCGGCCTTGCTTCCCAGCAAACTGCTCGCCGTGGAAACATCCTCGGTATTCTGGGAGTGATTTCTGGTATACTCGCATCTCTTGCCGCTGTAGGGTTTTCACCAGAGGTCCTGGCTCAATTCGGAGCAATGGCTGGTGGAGGTGCTCTAGTCGGTTAGTTATGCCTGTGTCGCCGGACTCGTTTATGGTCACTACATGATTTTGGCTCACAATTTTACAGGAGCATTAATTGGGCGCCGCATTACCCCAACTAGCTTACCTCAGACTGTGGCGGCCCTTCATTCAGTCGTCGGTCTGGCTGCTGTCCTCACGAGTATTGGAAGCGTGATGGCCGATATTGGTGACATTTCAACCTTGCATATGGTGACTGCGTATCTTGGTGTTCTCATTGGTATTAGCTCAGATTCAGGTGCTTGATACACGACTGACGCTGGACAGGTGGGGTTACCTTTACTGGTTCTATTGTAGCTTTCCTGAAGCTTGCGGGTCGCATGTCGTCAAAACCTACGATTCTTCCAGGCCGCCATGTTATTAATTCGACGTTGCTTGGGACAAACATGGCGACAATGGGAGCTTTTGTATCAATGGGCCCTGCGTCTCCGCTCATTGCTGCTACTTGCTTGGGTGCAAATACCATGTTAAGTTTCCTGAAAGGCTATACGACCACTGCTGCTATTGGAGGAGCTGATATGCGTATGTCCCTGCGCCTCACACTGGAGAAGGTCACTAACATTATGTAGCTGTCGTTATCACTGTTCTCAATGCATATTCGGGATTCGCCCTGGTCGCCGAGGGATTTATGCTTAACAATCCACTACTCACGAGCGTTGGATCATTGATTGGGGTCAGCGGATCTATTTTGTCGTACATCATGGTTCGTGTCTTTATGTGCCTATTCGCGGATCATGCTGACTGAGGTTAGTGTGTCGCTATGAATCGATCTCTAACCAATGTCCTCTTTGGTGGCATCGCGGCTCCACAACAGggacagaagaagatcgagggCCAGATTACCCAAGTGACGGTGGACGATACGGTGGAAATTCTATCCAATGCAGAGAGCGTAATCATTGTATGTTGATTTTGACTATTCGATGCGCGAAGCTCACAGTACTCCAGGTCGTCGGTTATGGAATGGCTGTGGCCAAGGCACAATACGCGCTTGCAGAAATCGTCCGAA carries:
- a CDS encoding putative nicotinamide nucleotide transhydrogenase; translated protein: MSVPLTLRSALGPSRVACRSHPGKSWFPLDHLSVQTRQVFYLVRQKNDHKLPFIPPWLQITKRTASSASAPSDVPVVPYSSLTVGVPSETWPNERRVALTPQNVTLLLKKGFSRVLVERGAGEQAQIHDQAYEQVGATLVDRAVVWSESNIVLKVRSPRQEGPIDEVEALRQGSTLISFLYPAQNKLLVEAIASRGVTAFAMDMIPRISRAQTFDALSSMANIAGYKAVLEASNHFGRFLTGQVTAAGKVLVIGAGVAGLSAIAAARRLGAIVRGFDTRSAAREQVQSLGAEFIEVDIQEEGAGQGGYAKEMSKEFYDAEMKLFMEQARDVDIIITTALIPGKAAPKLITKEMIAAMKPGSVIVDLAAEAGGNCEATVPGQLVNYNGVTVIGYTDFPSRLPTQASTLYSNNIAKFLLSMAPQEKSFGIDLSDEVVRGSIVTLNGAILPPAPRPAPPPPKPAAAATPAKEQAELSLTPWQKATRDVATVTAGMGTALALGKATGPIFMSNMMTFGLAGLVGYRAVWGVAPALHSPLMSVTNAISGMVGIGGLFIMGGGYTPSTIPEALGAVSVLLASMNVAGGFVITKRMLDMFKRPTDPPEYPWLYAIPAVIFSGGFIAAASTGMAGLVSAGYLVSTLLCISSISGLASQQTARRGNILGILGVISGILASLAAVGFSPEVLAQFGAMAGGGALVGALIGRRITPTSLPQTVAALHSVVGLAAVLTSIGSVMADIGDISTLHMVTAYLGVLIGGVTFTGSIVAFLKLAGRMSSKPTILPGRHVINSTLLGTNMATMGAFVSMGPASPLIAATCLGANTMLSFLKGYTTTAAIGGADMPVVITVLNAYSGFALVAEGFMLNNPLLTSVGSLIGVSGSILSYIMCVAMNRSLTNVLFGGIAAPQQGQKKIEGQITQVTVDDTVEILSNAESVIIVVGYGMAVAKAQYALAEIVRMLRAKGVKVRFAIHPVAGRMPGQCNVLLAEASVPYDIVLEMDEINDDFPDTDVTLVIGANDTVNPIALEPDSPISGMPVLHAWKSKEVIVMKRGMSSGYADVPNPMFYMPGTRMLFGDAKASCDAIKAGLEARK